In the genome of Candidatus Nitrosocosmicus arcticus, the window GAATTAATAAATGGACCAGCAGCAACCAAAATACCAATAGTTCCTGCTGCGAATGCCAAAATGGCTCTTGTCATATCATTCTTATTCGTTAGAACATGAACTGGAGTAGAAACTGATTTACCTTCGATGGTCTGTACAACAACTGGTTCGTTTATCTTTCGTTCTCTCTTCATTTCTATAAATGCTATTAATATATACGCTATAAACATCCCAACAAAAATGAATCCATCTACATAATTATACCCGTCAAGCAATAGCATTGCACTGATTAAAGCAGAAACCAACAGGAACACTTTATCAATCTTGAAGGTGCTGACGTCGATTTTCTTTAGCGGTGCTTTTGATAACCTCGTAGTGGCAATTAGCAACATTAACGCTAGACCAAGAGTCATCATCAAAATATTACTTCCAAGACCGGCACCTATCGCAACTTCATAGAGGCCCACAGATGCTGCATAAATGACAATAGCTATTTCTGGAAGTGTCGTTGCAACACTTAGCAAGGTCCTACCTACAAATTTGGCTCCAAGTCTCGTCGACAAACGCTCTGCACCGTATGATAACACCCAGCTTGCCAAGATAAGTCCTCCCAGCCAGGCCAACATTAGTAGAAAATTCTCAATATTCAAAAACATTAAAATTTATCTCTAACAGCATATAAATTTAATATTTTGTCCAAAATTATTTGATGATTAGAAAACCAAATTAGTGCAGTAAAATCAAATTAAACAACACATTTCAGAACGATATGGATTTTGTAAGTAGCAATATTAACAAATACATTGAAATAAACAACCTAATTTCAGCCAGAAAGAATTCAATTAAGATTGGATTTAAAAAGATGGCGCTAAAAGAAATACAATCTGATAGCTTATTGGAAGTGGCAGAAGATAAAGTACTAAAAGCGTTCAAGCTTAATCATAAAGAAGCATTTGTGGAAGATGACGGCCTTTTCATAGAGACCCTAAATGGTTTCCCTGGTGTTTATTCTTCTTATATAAATAAAACAATTGGAAATGCAGGTATTCTAGACCTGCTTGGTAACAAAGTAAACAGAAACGCGAGTTTCAAGTCAATAATTGCATTCTATGATGGTCATAAAATAAAATCATTTACCGGTGAAATAAAAGGCAAAATTTCCTTCGACCTTACAAACGGAGGTTGGGGATTTGATCCGATCTTCGTCCCGGAAAATTCGAAATTATCATTCGGTCAAATGGATTTGAAAATGAAGAATAATATATCACATAGAAAGGTTGCTTTAGATAAATTTCTCGATTGGTATTTAAACCCAGCCCTAAAATGATCATAGAATCTTACCTAAGGGTAAGATTCTATCCATCTTGAAATAAATCGAGCTTTGTTCTGTAATACAACAATTCGAGATACTATACTCTCATCCATTAGAATATAGTCATCCAGATGGGTTTTCAATCCCCCGGCAAATGACCTTACTTCATCCATCTCCAACATATTTGATTCTTCCAATCTGTTTGTAGACATTCCAATATGCATGTATGATTTCAATTCAATAAAATGTGGATTACCCATCTCAACTAATTTAGCAAAATCCTTAAAAAATGTAGGATTATCGTTAAAACTTCGAATTAACGTAAAGCGTAGGACCGTGCGAGTATCAACTTGGGAGATAAAATCAAGACTTTGAAGCCATCTCTCCCATGCATTCCTATGCTTTGGTCCATTTATTTTATAAAACATATTCTTGTTTGACGCGTTAGTGGAAAGGTAAATTTGTGTAGGTAATGCATTTTCGTTGGCTAGTCTATACAACATTTCAGGTTCTTGACCGTTAGTTACCAAAAATACTGACTTTGTGGCCTTCAGCTTCGACAAGTATTTTATTAGCTCAGGTAATTTAGGATACATTGTCGGTTCCCCTGAAAGAGAAACTGCATAATGTTCTGGAAAAAGAGATTCATCCAATTTGGAGACGTTAACATCCGTCTTCCCATAATATCCCACGATTAGTTTTCGTCGCTCCTCTAAAAGGTTTTGGACTATTATTTCAGGATCATCAACTAAATGTGTAGGCATCTCCATTGTGTCGTAAAATTCGGTAGGTCTCCAACAGTAAATACATCTATTTTCACAATTTAGAGCTGTAGGAGTCATTTCCATACATCTATGAGTAGATATTCCATAAAATTTGTGCTTATAACATGACCCCCCATCGGAAAAAGATTTTTTTGTCCAATGGCATAATTCTACGGCTGAATGATTAAAGACCCCATATTTTGCTTTTTTTAATTTTTGTTTTACAGCGGGGGTAATTTGGATTAAATCAGTATCTGTATTGCTGTGAGAATATATTTCGCCAGAACAGCTCATCCTTATAATGGATGAATATAGAAATATAAGTTTTGTATAGTCACAGAACTTGATAAATTTTTACCAGGTATTAGGAGTTAAAACAATTATATATAAATAATTAATATAAAATTTTGATTCAATTAGTGGCCTTCGTAGTATAGCCTGGTAAGTATAGGCGGCTGTGGATTTCACTTAGCTCCTTAAAGAATGCGGAAACCGCTTGAGGAGGGTTCAAATCCCTCCGAAGGCCCCTCAGTTTTAATTTCAATTTCTGTCAAAAAAAAAATACCAATTTTACGATTATATCATCCATTTGGCAATTCACTACTAGGTAGTGAATCTAAATCCATCTATTGTTGTCGGCATCTCCATGGCGCGACCCACTTTCAGTCTATAGTAAAAGGCTTTCATGAAAGTACCAATTAAAGGATCTTTTTACGTAATTTGAAAACAATATTACCTTGTAAAACAGAAATATCCTCTGTCTCTGCAACATAGCATTTACTAGGCACAATTGATGTTTAGCTGAATTAGTGTCTGAAACATTCTATCGCAAGAATTGCCTATGGAAATTAGAAAAAGACTATTCTCGAGTAGAGTGCGTATTCTTATTCTTCTAAAAAAATTAATATCTCAGAGTCTCTCCATATATGAGCTCAAATAGTTCCAATACAGTTGATAATAAAAAACTTGAAGAATTTGTAGTTAAAGCAATCGGCGATTTAGGCAGCAGGTTAGGGTCTATGATGGTAATACGAGGTGATAGACTTGGACTTTATAAGGCACAGTCAATTCGGACACATGACATCAGAGGATCTAGCTGATAATACGAATACAGCAGAACGCTATATCAGATAGTGGCTTGCAAGTCAGTCGGCAGCAGGATATCTAACTTACAACCCTGAAAATAAAAAATTTAGTTTGTCAGCAGAGAACGCAATGGTTTTGGCAGATGAAAACAGTCCAGCATATCTTCTTGGCGGTTACCTTGAGATCCATATTTAAAGATGAGGATAAATTTGTAAAAATTTTTCAAACTGGAGAAGGACTAAGGTGGGGAGACCACCACGATCTTTACGAAGGGACCGCAAAATTTTTCAGGCCTAATTATACAAGTAACCTAGTTCAATCTTGGATCCCTTCTCTTGATGGGATTGAACAAACCTTAAAACAAGGCGGGAAAGTTGCAGACATAGGTTGCGGATATGGCATTTCAACGACTATTATGGCACGAGAATATCCCAATTCCTATTTTTTTGGTTTTGACAACCACGCACCCTCAATTGAGGCTGCAACTGCAAATGCCAAAAAAGAAAATGTAGATAAGAATGCAAAATTTTCCCAAGTTTCTGCTAATGAATCCATTGGTAATGACTATAACTTGGTTACTTTTTTTGACTGCCTCCATGAAATGGGAGACCCACTAGGTGCGTTGAGTTTTGCTAAGCAATCCTTAAGAAGTAATGGATCTTGTATGATCGTAGAACCAATGACCAATGATAAGGTAGAAGATAACTTGAACATGGTAGGAAGGATTTATTATTCAGCCTCTTGTATAATTTGTGTCCCAAATTCCCTAGCAGATAAAGGAATTGCACTTGGCGCACAGGCAGGTGAGCAAAGGATCAGGAATTTGGCTCTAGAGGCAGAGTTTACAAAATTTAGACGTACCACTCAACCCCCTTTTAATATCGTTTTTGAAGCAGAATAGATATGAAATCAAATCACGTTGAATTTGATTAAATGGTTGTTTATCTTCAAATTTGTTGCTATCATATAGTAGAATATTGCCTATCTGATAAGAAAATCTTAGAAACATCACATAGCAACAAATCTCTAGTGAGGTGAACTGTGCGAACAATACCACAGTGAAATAATCATTCAATCATAGACTTAAAATTTTCATATACAATCTTTGAAATGTTTTTTAATTCCGACACGTTTTTATCGATATCATCAATAAATCTATCTCCACTTATTTTTTCATTTTTCAGCTCTATGTAATACTCACGAACCCAATTTTGAATCATATTCTTAGTTACCTCCAAATGAAACTGTATCCCAATAGCATTTTTGAATCTAAATGCTTGTATATACAGGTCTGATTCGGACAAAATATCGGCGTCACTAGGTAAAGTAAACGTATCACCATGCCAATGGAACACCTGGATTTTATTCCCAACTATCTTATCAAAGATGCCCGTTTGGCCTTTACTAGTTATATGAACTTCGCCCCATCCGATTTCTTTTTTTGGCCCTTGGTAAACTTTTCCTCCGCAACTGGACGCAATCAGTTGTGAGCCAAGGCAAATGCCAAACATTGGAACCCCAAGATTGAAAGAAGATTGAACTAATTTTTTCTCTTCCAGCAGATAATCAAAATTATCATTAACAGACATTGGACCGCCAAGAATAAAAACCGCATCGTAATCTGTTAAGTTTTGGGATTTGATTATTTCTGTAGTAGCAAGGATTTCTTTGACCTTAAATCCGTCTGATAACAGATACCTTTTAATGTTGCCCAACGTCTCAATCGAAATATTCTCGATACAAAGAATTTGGTTAGTACGTCCCAAACCTAATATATCGTATTCCATACCTGTTTAAAAACATTATATAACCAATAGTTCAACTCCTCATAACTAGACGAGATGGATTTTAAAGAGATTCTTTTCTTAACATACAGCTCCATTAAGGAGAGAAAAACAAGGAATGCTTTAACGATCCTAATGATCATAATGGGTTGCGGATTATTAGTTTCTCTTAATAGCCTTTCTCAAGGTTTGATATTCTTTGTAGAACAAAATTTTAAGAAAATTCTTCCTAACCAAATAGTTATATCGAATACAGATAAAATACAGGAATCAAGTATAGATGGAATACGGAACAAACTACAAGTGCTTTTCGACCAGAATATGACTCTGGTGGGGAAAAATATCCCCTTTGATAATAAAGCCATCCAATACTTAAAGGACATACCCGGCGTTCAACTGATAAATCCAGCTTACCAAGGTGTAGTAATGTTAAATTATCAAAATTATTCCCAGATAACGAATGTATTGGCTGCCGATATTAATAACTTGACTGATATCATCCCTGATTTAGACGTAGGGTTAGATGGTTTAAATTTAACATCTCAGAACTATGTCATCATCCCTCAGAAAATTGGCGAAAAAATATTCCTGAATTTTTCAGAGATGGCCATCAACAACTCGCTGAATAACGAATACAACGATCAATTTAAAGATAGTAAGACGGTAACAATAAATAACTTAAAGGAACTTACAAGTGTCAAATCAAATCCCTCTATTCATAACACTTTTGCAGTCCTAAGAATCATTAATTCTACTGGAAATCCGATCATAGACAATTCTATTTTCATAGACGTAAAGGAAGGAAAAGAAATTCTGGAAAAATCAGATGATTATGATTTGTTATTTTTAACATATGACGATATTGACGAGGTAGAAAGTATAGTAAAAGAGGTCCAAAAGTACTTTAACTATCAGGTAACTATACTCAATTCCCTCGAAATCGTCAAAAGTTTAACTAAATTCATAATTGGAATTAGTACATTTATTTCGAGTATTGCAATATTTTCTCTGATAGTAGGGTCCATTGGAATAATTATTACAATCTATACATCAGTAGTTGAAAGAACTAGGGAAATCGGAATAATCAAGGCATTGGGTGGAACAAATCGGATCATACTTGGAATGTTTTTGACAGAATCTGTATTTTTGGGGGTAATTGGAGCAATCGGAGGAATTGTATTTGGGTTTTTAGGTTCACACGTCCTTCTAAGTGGCTTCCTTTATTTTCTTAATCTACCCTTAGATATTTATCCGGTTTTTAATATCGTGGAAATATCAAAAATTGGGCTTGTCGTTATTATCCTGAGCATTTTTTCGGGCCTGTATCCGGCTTACAAAGGCTCTAAAATTTCTCCAGTCAATGCATTGTCTAAATATTCTTAAGATAGATAAATGCAAAATATTATCTATCCGTTAGATCATATAGATTTAGATAAATTTGTTGAAGAGAGTTTTATTTGTTACGGGTATTGCCTACTATATATTTATGAGGTAGTCAGTCTTGGGCAATTTTCAAATATCTAACAATTTAGTTCCCAGCGGAGATCAGCCAACGGCTATTAAAGGATTAATAGAGGGTATAGAAAAAAATAAGAAAAGGCAGATCCTCCTTGGAGTTACTGGTAGTGGTAAAACTTTTACAGTTGCCAATGTAATAGCTAAATACAATAAAAACACTTTGGTTATATCACATAACAAAACATTATCGGCCCAACTATATGCAGAATTTAAAGAATTTTTTCCAAATAATAATGTGGGTTATTTTGTGAGCTTTTACGACTATTACCAACCGGAAAGTTATTTGCCTCAGACTGATACTTACATCGAAAAGGATACCGAAATTAATGAAAAAATCGAACAAATGCGACTTGAATCTACGTCGATGTTATTGTCAGGTGAACCAACTATAATCATTGCTACTGTTTCATGTATTTACTCTCTAGGTTCCCCACATGAATGGAGAGAGCAGTCCCTCATCCTCAAGAGGGGGACGGAGATGGATAGGAGAACCATCATACGGAATTTAATAAAAATAAGGTATGAAAGAAATGATATAAATCTGACAAGTGGGTCCTTTAGCACCAAAGGAGATGTTATAGATATAATTCCGGGATATTCTGATGATACCATGAGGATTAATCTTTTCGCACAAACTATTGAAAAAATTACAGTGATTGATAAAGTAACCAAAGAGATAAAAAAAGAACTAGATTCAATAATCATTTTTCCGGCCAAACATTACATCGTGGATGAAAATAGCCAAAGAAAGGCACTGGTTTCAATAAAGAAGGAATTAGGAGAATGGCTGCCCGATTTGCCCTCCGAACTCGAAAGACAAAGATTACTATCTCGGACAAATTATGATCTCGAAATGTTATCGGAATTAGGATATTGCAGTGGAATAGAGAATTATTCGAGACATTTTGATGGGAGAAAGCAAGGTCAACCGGCGTATTGCCTTTTAGATTTTTTTGATAAAGACTTTCTGTTAGTTATAGATGAATCGCATGTAACCCTACCTCAGGTTATGGGAATGTATAAAGGAGATCATTCAAGGAAGAAAACATTAATAGATTATGGATTTCGATTACCTAGCGCATTTGATAACCGTCCACTAACGTTTGAAGAGTTTGAAAAATATTTCAACAATGTAATATTTGTATCCGCTACACCAGGAAAATACGAGATAAATAATAATGACAATCTTGTTGAGCAGTTAGTGCGACCTACAGGATTAGTTGATCCTGAAATAGAAATAAAAAGGACTAATGGTCAGATTCCGGATCTAATCCGCCAGATTCAAGATAGAGTTTCCAAGAAGCAGAGAACACTAGTAACGACATTGACAAAGAAGATGGCTGAAGACCTGGCAGACTATCTGTCTAGAAATGGGGTAAGGGTAAGATACATTCATTCAGAAATAAATGGTCTGGAACGAACTGAATTACTTAGGCAGTTCAGAGCGGGAGAGTTTGATGTATTGGTGGGCATAAACCTGTTGAGAGAAGGATTAGACTTGCCTGAAGTCTCGCTTGTGGCTATTTTAGACGCAGACAAGGAAGGGTTTCTAAGAAATTACACTAGTCTTATTCAAACCTTTGGAAGAGCTGCTAGAAATATTGATGGGAAAGTAATTTTATATTCAGATTCGGTGACAAAATCCATAAAAGAAGCAGTGATAGAAACCAACAGAAGGCGCAAAAGACAGATAGAATATAACCTAGAAAATAAAATCGAACCTAAAAGTATCTCGAAACCGATACCCCAAAAGAATTCGAATATCTCAAATTTGGAAGTTAATTTAAAAACAATGACTAGAAATGATTTAATAGAGTTATCAACCAAAATAGAGACTCAG includes:
- a CDS encoding sodium:calcium antiporter; the encoded protein is MFLNIENFLLMLAWLGGLILASWVLSYGAERLSTRLGAKFVGRTLLSVATTLPEIAIVIYAASVGLYEVAIGAGLGSNILMMTLGLALMLLIATTRLSKAPLKKIDVSTFKIDKVFLLVSALISAMLLLDGYNYVDGFIFVGMFIAYILIAFIEMKRERKINEPVVVQTIEGKSVSTPVHVLTNKNDMTRAILAFAAGTIGILVAAGPFINSLQTFSEDIGVSTIVLAVIISPIAGEMPEKISMMILARKGAAGAAIAIANVLGSKILNNSLLLGVAIIAAMYHGGFFTTIPNSEMLWFQMMLATSITVVALIPMFKRYIGIRFGIFLVGLYILSIAIQFFAPGEIKPH
- the rdgB gene encoding RdgB/HAM1 family non-canonical purine NTP pyrophosphatase translates to MDFVSSNINKYIEINNLISARKNSIKIGFKKMALKEIQSDSLLEVAEDKVLKAFKLNHKEAFVEDDGLFIETLNGFPGVYSSYINKTIGNAGILDLLGNKVNRNASFKSIIAFYDGHKIKSFTGEIKGKISFDLTNGGWGFDPIFVPENSKLSFGQMDLKMKNNISHRKVALDKFLDWYLNPALK
- the twy1 gene encoding 4-demethylwyosine synthase TYW1 → MSCSGEIYSHSNTDTDLIQITPAVKQKLKKAKYGVFNHSAVELCHWTKKSFSDGGSCYKHKFYGISTHRCMEMTPTALNCENRCIYCWRPTEFYDTMEMPTHLVDDPEIIVQNLLEERRKLIVGYYGKTDVNVSKLDESLFPEHYAVSLSGEPTMYPKLPELIKYLSKLKATKSVFLVTNGQEPEMLYRLANENALPTQIYLSTNASNKNMFYKINGPKHRNAWERWLQSLDFISQVDTRTVLRFTLIRSFNDNPTFFKDFAKLVEMGNPHFIELKSYMHIGMSTNRLEESNMLEMDEVRSFAGGLKTHLDDYILMDESIVSRIVVLQNKARFISRWIESYP
- a CDS encoding class I SAM-dependent methyltransferase; translated protein: MRSIFKDEDKFVKIFQTGEGLRWGDHHDLYEGTAKFFRPNYTSNLVQSWIPSLDGIEQTLKQGGKVADIGCGYGISTTIMAREYPNSYFFGFDNHAPSIEAATANAKKENVDKNAKFSQVSANESIGNDYNLVTFFDCLHEMGDPLGALSFAKQSLRSNGSCMIVEPMTNDKVEDNLNMVGRIYYSASCIICVPNSLADKGIALGAQAGEQRIRNLALEAEFTKFRRTTQPPFNIVFEAE
- a CDS encoding type 1 glutamine amidotransferase — encoded protein: MEYDILGLGRTNQILCIENISIETLGNIKRYLLSDGFKVKEILATTEIIKSQNLTDYDAVFILGGPMSVNDNFDYLLEEKKLVQSSFNLGVPMFGICLGSQLIASSCGGKVYQGPKKEIGWGEVHITSKGQTGIFDKIVGNKIQVFHWHGDTFTLPSDADILSESDLYIQAFRFKNAIGIQFHLEVTKNMIQNWVREYYIELKNEKISGDRFIDDIDKNVSELKNISKIVYENFKSMIE
- a CDS encoding ABC transporter permease — encoded protein: MDFKEILFLTYSSIKERKTRNALTILMIIMGCGLLVSLNSLSQGLIFFVEQNFKKILPNQIVISNTDKIQESSIDGIRNKLQVLFDQNMTLVGKNIPFDNKAIQYLKDIPGVQLINPAYQGVVMLNYQNYSQITNVLAADINNLTDIIPDLDVGLDGLNLTSQNYVIIPQKIGEKIFLNFSEMAINNSLNNEYNDQFKDSKTVTINNLKELTSVKSNPSIHNTFAVLRIINSTGNPIIDNSIFIDVKEGKEILEKSDDYDLLFLTYDDIDEVESIVKEVQKYFNYQVTILNSLEIVKSLTKFIIGISTFISSIAIFSLIVGSIGIIITIYTSVVERTREIGIIKALGGTNRIILGMFLTESVFLGVIGAIGGIVFGFLGSHVLLSGFLYFLNLPLDIYPVFNIVEISKIGLVVIILSIFSGLYPAYKGSKISPVNALSKYS
- the uvrB gene encoding excinuclease ABC subunit UvrB, with amino-acid sequence MGNFQISNNLVPSGDQPTAIKGLIEGIEKNKKRQILLGVTGSGKTFTVANVIAKYNKNTLVISHNKTLSAQLYAEFKEFFPNNNVGYFVSFYDYYQPESYLPQTDTYIEKDTEINEKIEQMRLESTSMLLSGEPTIIIATVSCIYSLGSPHEWREQSLILKRGTEMDRRTIIRNLIKIRYERNDINLTSGSFSTKGDVIDIIPGYSDDTMRINLFAQTIEKITVIDKVTKEIKKELDSIIIFPAKHYIVDENSQRKALVSIKKELGEWLPDLPSELERQRLLSRTNYDLEMLSELGYCSGIENYSRHFDGRKQGQPAYCLLDFFDKDFLLVIDESHVTLPQVMGMYKGDHSRKKTLIDYGFRLPSAFDNRPLTFEEFEKYFNNVIFVSATPGKYEINNNDNLVEQLVRPTGLVDPEIEIKRTNGQIPDLIRQIQDRVSKKQRTLVTTLTKKMAEDLADYLSRNGVRVRYIHSEINGLERTELLRQFRAGEFDVLVGINLLREGLDLPEVSLVAILDADKEGFLRNYTSLIQTFGRAARNIDGKVILYSDSVTKSIKEAVIETNRRRKRQIEYNLENKIEPKSISKPIPQKNSNISNLEVNLKTMTRNDLIELSTKIETQMNKFAEELEFEKAIEHRQHLKKVNEILLRLKTN